A genomic segment from Juglans regia cultivar Chandler chromosome 14, Walnut 2.0, whole genome shotgun sequence encodes:
- the LOC109020286 gene encoding probable DNA-directed RNA polymerase subunit delta isoform X2 yields MASLQADIPTPVKEVVTKETEETTHDDDQESAAVDQDQDLATKDIEFIATAEETDHKPKEVVLPDDIEEDSEVVADDHDEVDKAPVSPIHEEDSKWTEKIEHEAEDQDDEDDELE; encoded by the exons ATGGCTTCTCTCCAG GCTGATATTCCTACACCAGTGAAAGAGGTGGTGACTAAGGAAACAGAAGAAAcaacacatgatgatgatcaggagTCTGCTGCCGTCGATCAAGATCAGGATTTGGCCACTAAAGATATAGAATTCATAGCTACTGCAGAGGAGACAGATCATAAACCTAAGGAAGTGGTTTTGCCCGATGATATAGAAGAAGATAGTGAAGTAGTagctgatgatcatgatgaagtGGATAAAGCACCAGTGTCACCAATTCATGAGGAGGATTCAAAATGGACAGAGAAAATAGAACATGAAGCTGAAGATCAAGATGACGAGGATGATGAA ttagaGTAG
- the LOC109020285 gene encoding uncharacterized protein LOC109020285 isoform X1: MEEYYKRSHVPAFGSWDWNDDLPFTQCFESARQAGLLRYSYSEERDLYVAGDLYENNVVTPAMIVVPRRRTKVREPKEDKKKSWVSADVVEPPASPTPLPRPTPKPVDEDLYKISPELLYAKPRKQKRGLRLFFTSCCLLPTCVA, from the exons ATGGAA GAATACTACAAGAGAAGTCATGTTCCGGCTTTTGGGAGCTGGGATTGGAACGATGACCTTCCATTCACTCAGTGCTTTGAGTCAGCGAGGCAGGCCGGGTTGCTTCGTTATAGCTACTCTGAAGAGCGTGATTTGTATGTGGCTGGTGACTTGTACGAGAATAATGTCGTCACCCCTGCCATGATCGTTGTTCCTCGCCGAAGG ACAAAAGTTCGTGAGCCCaaagaagacaaaaagaaaagctgGGTCAGTGCTGACGTGGTGGAACCACCTGCAAGTCCCACTCCTTTGCCGAGGCCAACCCCGAAACCTGTGGACGAAGACTTGTACAAAATCTCACCCGAGCTCCTTTATGCAAAACCCAGAAAG CAGAAGAGAGGGTTGAGGTTGTTCTTTACAAGCTGCTGCTTGCTGCCTACTTGTGTTGCGTGA
- the LOC109020285 gene encoding uncharacterized protein LOC109020285 isoform X2, with protein MEEYYKRSHVPAFGSWDWNDDLPFTQCFESARQAGLLRYSYSEERDLYVAGDLYENNVVTPAMIVVPRRRTKVREPKEDKKKSWVSADVVEPPASPTPLPRPTPKPVDEDLYKISPELLYAKPRKKRGLRLFFTSCCLLPTCVA; from the exons ATGGAA GAATACTACAAGAGAAGTCATGTTCCGGCTTTTGGGAGCTGGGATTGGAACGATGACCTTCCATTCACTCAGTGCTTTGAGTCAGCGAGGCAGGCCGGGTTGCTTCGTTATAGCTACTCTGAAGAGCGTGATTTGTATGTGGCTGGTGACTTGTACGAGAATAATGTCGTCACCCCTGCCATGATCGTTGTTCCTCGCCGAAGG ACAAAAGTTCGTGAGCCCaaagaagacaaaaagaaaagctgGGTCAGTGCTGACGTGGTGGAACCACCTGCAAGTCCCACTCCTTTGCCGAGGCCAACCCCGAAACCTGTGGACGAAGACTTGTACAAAATCTCACCCGAGCTCCTTTATGCAAAACCCAGAAAG AAGAGAGGGTTGAGGTTGTTCTTTACAAGCTGCTGCTTGCTGCCTACTTGTGTTGCGTGA
- the LOC109020286 gene encoding probable DNA-directed RNA polymerase subunit delta isoform X1, translating into MASLQADIPTPVKEVVTKETEETTHDDDQESAAVDQDQDLATKDIEFIATAEETDHKPKEVVLPDDIEEDSEVVADDHDEVDKAPVSPIHEEDSKWTEKIEHEAEDQDDEDDEEYW; encoded by the exons ATGGCTTCTCTCCAG GCTGATATTCCTACACCAGTGAAAGAGGTGGTGACTAAGGAAACAGAAGAAAcaacacatgatgatgatcaggagTCTGCTGCCGTCGATCAAGATCAGGATTTGGCCACTAAAGATATAGAATTCATAGCTACTGCAGAGGAGACAGATCATAAACCTAAGGAAGTGGTTTTGCCCGATGATATAGAAGAAGATAGTGAAGTAGTagctgatgatcatgatgaagtGGATAAAGCACCAGTGTCACCAATTCATGAGGAGGATTCAAAATGGACAGAGAAAATAGAACATGAAGCTGAAGATCAAGATGACGAGGATGATGAAGAGTATTGGTAA